In Raphanus sativus cultivar WK10039 chromosome 5, ASM80110v3, whole genome shotgun sequence, the following proteins share a genomic window:
- the LOC108857335 gene encoding cytochrome P450 72A13: protein MQTSAASVTVSVAIVAVLWWVWRTLKWVWFKPKMLESYLRRQGLSGSPYTPLVGDVRRDYSMSMEARSKPIKLTDDIVSRVMPFPSHMLKTHGSTFFTWRGPIPTITITDPEQIKEVFNKIYDYQKPHSFPLSRVIATGLFSYDGEKWAKHRRIINPAFHLEKIKNMVPAFHQSCTEVVGKWDNIVSDKGSSSCEVDVWPWLTSMTADVISRTAFGSSYKEGQRIFELQGELAQLLTQAFRRIFIPGYRYYPTKGNRRMKAAAREVQDILKGIVNKRLRAREAGEAPSQDLLGTLLESNLGQAKGNGMSIEDVIEECKLFYFAGQETTSVLLVWTMIMLSQHQDWQDRAREEVKQVFGDREPDTEGLNQLKVMTMILYEVLRLYPPVIQLTRAIYKETKLGDLTLPGGTHVSLPIMLVQRDTELWGNDAGDFKPDRFKDGVSKATKSQVSFVPFAWGPRICIGQNFAMLEAKMAMALILQRFSFELSPSYVHAPYNVFTLHPQFGAHLILHKL, encoded by the exons ATGCAAACATCAGCTGCGTCCGTTACAGTTTCAGTAGCTATAGTTGCTGTATTATGGTGGGTATGGAGAACTCTAAAGTGGGTTTGGTTTAAACCAAAGATGCTTGAAAGTTACCTGAGAAGACAAGGCCTTTCCGGTAGTCCGTACACGCCGCTCGTTGGTGATGTGAGAAGGGATTATAGTATGTCTATGGAGGCAAGGTCCAAACCCATCAAACTAACTGATGATATCGTCTCACGTGTCATGCCTTTCCCCTCGCACATGCTCAAGACTCACG GAAGCACATTCTTTACGTGGCGTGGACCTATACCAACCATCACCATTACGGATCCTGAGCAAATCAAAGAAGTGTTCAACAAAATATACGATTACCAGAAGCCACATTCATTCCCTTTAAGCAGAGTGATAGCCACTGGGCTGTTTAGTTATGATGGTGAGAAATGGGCAAAACACAGAAGAATCATCAACCCAGCTTTCCACCTTGAGAAGATCAAG AATATGGTACCTGCTTTCCACCAGAGCTGCACCGAGGTTGTTGGCAAATGGGACAATATAGTCTCGGACAAGGGTTCATCCTCCTGTGAGGTGGACGTTTGGCCTTGGCTTACGAGTATGACTGCCGATGTGATCTCTCGTACTGCTTTTGGCAGCAGCTACAAAGAAGGACAGAGGATATTTGAGCTCCAAGGAGAGCTAGCACAGCTCCTCACGCAAGCATTTCGGAGAATCTTCATCCCTGGATATAGATACTACCCAACGAAGGGTAATAGAAGGATGAAAGCAGCAGCCAGAGAAGTCCAAGATATACTGAAAGGGATAGTTAACAAAAGGCTAAGGGCGAGAGAAGCTGGTGAAGCACCAAGCCAAGATTTGCTTGGTACACTTCTTGAATCGAATTTAGGACAAGCTAAAGGAAATGGAATGAGTATAGAGGATGTGATAGAGGAGTGCAAGTTGTTCTATTTCGCCGGGCAAGAGACAACTTCGGTACTTCTTGTCTGGACAATGATTATGCTAAGCCAACACCAAGACTGGCAGGATCGTGCACGAGAAGAAGTGAAGCAAGTTTTTGGCGATAGAGAGCCTGATACAGAAGGCTTGAACCAACTCAAAGtt ATGACAATGATACTATATGAGGTACTTAGGCTATACCCTCCAGTAATCCAGCTGACGAGAGCCATTTACAAAGAGACGAAGCTAGGTGACCTGACACTACCAGGTGGCACTCACGTCAGTCTACCTATTATGCTTGTCCAACGCGATACCGAGCTATGGGGAAACGATGCAGGGGATTTCAAGCCAGATAGATTCAAAGATGGTGTCTCAAAGGCAACAAAGAGCCAAGTCTCCTTCGTTCCATTTGCTTGGGGACCGAGGATATGCATAGGACAGAACTTTGCAATGTTGGAGGCAAAGATGGCAATGGCTTTGATACTACAGAGATTCTCCTTCGAGCTTTCGCCTTCTTATGTTCATGCTCCTTACAATGTCTTCACCCTTCACCCTCAGTTTGGTGCTCATCTTATCCTCCACAAGCTATAA
- the LOC108860182 gene encoding SART-1 family protein DOT2: protein MSQLNIVMKKNSMRKNKKLVINIASIKKEGLASRFEADHKDLGSSIKNEKRRFESSERQRDIVFDRRVCSKADEEIDHHGSRDRSSVRDGVMMREVDVGTGLSGALKLLREQGTFKEKSSSKLVGVGDNHGKVDRFKDVFNDIRIDRVDEYGRILTEKEAFKKLCHGFHGKKLGKRKQEKRIRIHEDSSKNILESSDRVVERMRLVHAELKSPYIIL from the coding sequence ATGTCTCAGCTCAATATTGTTATGAAGAAGAATTCGATGAGGAAGAATAAGAAATTGGTTATTAATATTGCTTCTATAAAGAAAGAAGGTCTTGCTTCAAGATTTGAAGCTGATCATAAGGATCTTGGTTCTTCGATAAAGAATGAGAAAAGGAGGTTTGAATCATCTGAGAGACAAAGAGATATTGTGTTTGATCGAAGGGTTTGTTCCAAAGCCGATGAAGAGATTGATCATCATGGTTCCCGTGATCGTTCTAGTGTTAGAGACGGAGTGATGATGCGTGAGGTTGATGTCGGCACAGGATTATCTGGCGCGTTAAAGCTTCTGAGAGAGCAAGGAACTTTCAAAGAGAAAAGCAGCAGCAAGCTTGTAGGTGTGGGAGACAATCATGGTAAAGTTGACAGATTCAAAGATGTGTTTAATGATATTAGGATTGACAGGGTGGATGAATATGGCAGGATATTGACTGAGAAAGAAGCGTTTAAGAAACTTTGTCATGGATTCCATGGGAAGAAACTTGGGAAGAGGAAGCAAGAGAAACGAATTAGGATACATGAAGATAGctcaaaaaatatattggagTCTTCAGATAGAGTTGTGGAGAGAATGAGACTAGTCCACGCCGAGTTGAAGAGTCCGTACATTATTCTCTGA